In one Thermococcus sp. 2319x1 genomic region, the following are encoded:
- a CDS encoding biotin--[acetyl-CoA-carboxylase] ligase, with the protein MLGLNTKNIGKKVIYFQEIDSTNEYAKRIALGEGEGTIVVADTQKSGYGRKFRTWASPRGGLWMSVILKPKTTPNHIVKIVFLGAIAVVETLEQFGIEAKIKWPNDVLVNGKKVCGILAEGSFSEREVYYIVLGIGLNVNNPIPEELSSTSTSISNVLGVQIPTEEIFKTIVERLEYWYEEFLRGNDEKILQKWREKAILNREVRVIREEGEIRGKALDVDELGALILELEDGRKEKILYGDVSLRFE; encoded by the coding sequence ATGCTCGGACTTAACACCAAAAACATTGGGAAAAAGGTGATATACTTTCAGGAAATAGATTCGACAAATGAATATGCTAAGAGAATAGCCCTTGGTGAGGGAGAAGGAACCATAGTGGTGGCTGACACTCAAAAAAGCGGCTATGGGAGGAAGTTTAGAACATGGGCATCTCCCAGGGGCGGGCTGTGGATGAGTGTGATATTAAAACCAAAAACCACTCCCAATCATATAGTTAAAATAGTTTTTCTTGGAGCAATAGCCGTTGTTGAGACCTTAGAACAATTTGGGATAGAGGCAAAGATAAAATGGCCCAACGATGTCCTTGTGAATGGAAAGAAGGTATGCGGTATCTTAGCAGAGGGGAGTTTTTCAGAAAGGGAGGTTTACTACATAGTATTAGGCATTGGGCTAAACGTCAACAACCCAATTCCGGAAGAACTCTCAAGCACCTCAACATCAATAAGTAATGTCCTAGGGGTGCAAATTCCCACAGAGGAGATATTTAAAACCATTGTAGAGCGGTTGGAGTACTGGTACGAGGAGTTTCTACGCGGAAATGACGAGAAAATACTGCAAAAGTGGAGAGAGAAGGCCATCCTAAATAGGGAAGTCAGGGTGATAAGGGAGGAAGGAGAAATTCGAGGAAAAGCCTTGGATGTTGACGAGCTTGGTGCATTAATTCTTGAGCTCGAAGATGGAAGAAAAGAAAAAATTCTTTATGGAGATGTCTCATTAAGGTTCGAATAG